The following proteins come from a genomic window of Prionailurus viverrinus isolate Anna chromosome D1, UM_Priviv_1.0, whole genome shotgun sequence:
- the ZDHHC24 gene encoding probable palmitoyltransferase ZDHHC24 isoform X1 produces MGQPWAAGSADGAPARLPLVLTALWATAVGLELAYVLVLGPGPPPLGPLARALQLVLAAFQLLNLLGNVGLFLRSDPSIRGVMLAGRGLGQGWAYCYQCQSQVPPRSGHCSACRVCILRRDHHCRLLGRCVGFRNYRPFLCLLLHAAGVLLHVSVLLGPALSALLRAHAPLHIAALLLLPWLMLLTGRVSLAQFALAFVTDTCVAGALLCGAGLLFHGMLLLRGQTTWEWARGQHSYDLGPCHNLQAALGPRWVLVWLWPFLASPLPGDGITFQTAADVGLTAS; encoded by the exons ATGGGGCAGCCCTGGGCGGCGGGGAGCGCCGACGGGGCGCCCGCGCGGCTGCCCCTCGTGCTCACTGCGCTGTGGGCCACGGCTGTGGGCTTGGAGCTGGCCTATGTGCTAGTTCTGGGTCCCGGGCCACCCCCGCTGGGACCCCTGGCTCGGGCCTTGCAGCTAGTGCTGGCCGCCTTCCAGCTGCTCAACCTGCTGGGCAACGTGGGGCTCTTCCTGCGCTCCGATCCCAGCATCCGGGGCGTGATGCTGGCCGGCCGCGGTCTGGGCCAGGGCTGGGC TTACTGCTACCAGTGCCAAAGCCAGGTGCCACCACGCAGTGGGCATTGCTCCGCCTGCCGCGTCTGCATCCTTCGTCGGGATCACCACTGTCGCCTGCTGGGCCGCTGCGTGGGATTCCGCAACTACCGGCCCTTCCTGTGCCTGTTGCTTCATGCTGCGGGCGTCCTGCTCCATGTCTCTGTGCTGCTGGGTCCCGCCCTGTCGGCCCTCCTGCGAGCCCATGCACCCCTTCACATCGCGGCCCTCCTCCTGCTGCCCTGGCTCATGCTGCTCACAG GCAGAGTGTCTCTGGCGCAGTTTGCCTTGGCCTTTGTGACCGACACGTGTGTGGCAGGTGCACTGTTGTGCGGGGCTGGGCTGCTCTTCCATGGGATGCTGTTGCTGCGGGGCCAGACCACGTGGGAGTGGGCTCGGGGCCAGCACTCTTATGATCTGGGCCCTTGCCACAACCTGCAGGCGGCCCTGGGGCCCCGCTGGGTCCTCGTCTGGCTCTGGCCCTTCCTGGCCTCCCCCTTGCCCGGAGACGGGATCACCTTCCAGACTGCAGCTGATGTGGGCCTCACAGCCTCCTGA
- the ZDHHC24 gene encoding probable palmitoyltransferase ZDHHC24 isoform X2: protein MLEPDYNRIRLLEPEHSFRTWMVDPEDVSFIHLQIFNEHLLCASYCYQCQSQVPPRSGHCSACRVCILRRDHHCRLLGRCVGFRNYRPFLCLLLHAAGVLLHVSVLLGPALSALLRAHAPLHIAALLLLPWLMLLTGRVSLAQFALAFVTDTCVAGALLCGAGLLFHGMLLLRGQTTWEWARGQHSYDLGPCHNLQAALGPRWVLVWLWPFLASPLPGDGITFQTAADVGLTAS from the exons ATGTTAGAACCAGATTATAATAGGATCCGCTTGTTAGAGCCGGAACACTCTTTTAGAACCTGGATGGTAGATCCTGAAGACGTATCATTCATTCActtgcaaatatttaatgagcacctgctatgtgcaaG TTACTGCTACCAGTGCCAAAGCCAGGTGCCACCACGCAGTGGGCATTGCTCCGCCTGCCGCGTCTGCATCCTTCGTCGGGATCACCACTGTCGCCTGCTGGGCCGCTGCGTGGGATTCCGCAACTACCGGCCCTTCCTGTGCCTGTTGCTTCATGCTGCGGGCGTCCTGCTCCATGTCTCTGTGCTGCTGGGTCCCGCCCTGTCGGCCCTCCTGCGAGCCCATGCACCCCTTCACATCGCGGCCCTCCTCCTGCTGCCCTGGCTCATGCTGCTCACAG GCAGAGTGTCTCTGGCGCAGTTTGCCTTGGCCTTTGTGACCGACACGTGTGTGGCAGGTGCACTGTTGTGCGGGGCTGGGCTGCTCTTCCATGGGATGCTGTTGCTGCGGGGCCAGACCACGTGGGAGTGGGCTCGGGGCCAGCACTCTTATGATCTGGGCCCTTGCCACAACCTGCAGGCGGCCCTGGGGCCCCGCTGGGTCCTCGTCTGGCTCTGGCCCTTCCTGGCCTCCCCCTTGCCCGGAGACGGGATCACCTTCCAGACTGCAGCTGATGTGGGCCTCACAGCCTCCTGA